One Danio aesculapii chromosome 22, fDanAes4.1, whole genome shotgun sequence genomic window carries:
- the LOC130216562 gene encoding zinc finger protein 271-like, which translates to MRIHTGEKPYKCSHCSKRFSNSRDLKSHERTRTEEKPYHCNACGKSFTYSSSLQLRTKKHHNVMVEESEDKEKHHVRSKEKTFTCTHCGKSFGRKRILIFHMMIHTGEKPYKCSHCDKTFRLLEHLKVHERTHTGEKPYQCSHCKKRFSCSRNLKKHERIHTGEKPYHCTACGKSFAYSTSLRLHTKNYHSK; encoded by the exons atgaggatccacactggagagaaaccttacaagtgttcacactgcagcAAGAGATTCAGTAATTCAAGAGACCTGAAATCACACGAGAGGACTCGCACAGAAGAGAAACCGTATCACTGCAAtgcttgtgggaagagtttcacataTTCTTCTTCTCTACAATTACGCACAAAAAAACATCACA atgtgatggtggaggagagtgaagataaggagaaacatcatgtcagaAGTAAAGAAAAAACTTTCACCTGCACTcattgtggaaagagttttgggcGCAAACGCATTCTCATttttcacatgatgatccacactggagagaaaccttataagtgttcacactgcgacaaaaCATTCAGACTTCTAGAACATCTGAAAGTAcatgagaggactcacactggagagaaaccttaccagTGTTCACATTGCAAGAAGAGATTCAGCTGTTCAAGAAACCTAAAAAAACACgaaaggattcacactggagagaaaccgtatcaCTGCACtgcttgtgggaagagtttcgCATATTCAACTTCTCTACGATTACACACAAAAAACTATCACAGTAAGTAG